From the genome of Nicotiana sylvestris chromosome 2, ASM39365v2, whole genome shotgun sequence, one region includes:
- the LOC104223346 gene encoding uncharacterized protein isoform X2: MLAKSPSSLASFLQSFRLCCHVLLAFSDCFQLWLLRLLLLHTVLNQWTFALVGVYFALGTIISARGCWLYTRNPLSRRGEIEKFLKTPAQENSSFGASSDQRLGFWENFMQIIYQTSAGAVMLTDIVFWCLLLPFMTDENFKLTLLIGCMHSVNAIFLLLDSLLNNLQFTWFGLTYFVLWSCCYVVFQWSLHACCLNWWPYPFLELNTPWAPLWYLGLAAVHIPCYGIYALLIKAKGRLFSRMFPQTFLRSYY; encoded by the exons ATGTTGGCGAAATCTCCATCCTCTTTGGCTTCTTTTCTTCAGAGCTTTCGCCTTTGTTGCCATGTCCTTCTTGCTTTTTCAGACTGTTTCCAGCTTTGGCTTCTTCGACTTCTTCTTCTACACACAGTACTTAATCA GTGGACGTTTGCTTTGGTTGGGGTCTATTTTGCT CTGGGAACCATTATATCGGCGCGGGGATGCTGGTTATATACAAGAAATCCCCTCTCCCGGCGCGGGGAGATAGAGAAATTTCTTAAAACACCTGCTCAAGAGAATAGTAGCTTTGGGGCATCCTCTGACCAACGACTTGGATTTTGGGAAAACTTTATGCAAATTATTTATCAG ACTAGTGCAGGTGCTGTTATGCTGACAGATATTGTCTTTTGGTGTCTTTTGCTCCCATTTATGACAGACGAAAATTTTAAGCTCACCCTG CTAATTGGATGCATGCACTCTGTAAatgctatttttcttcttcttgattCACTCCTGAACAATCTT CAATTTACTTGGTTTGGTCTCACATATTTTGTGCTGTGGAGCTGTTGTTATGTTGTTTTCCAGTGGAGTCTACACGCGTGCTGCTTAAATTG GTGGCCATATCCTTTCTTGGAACTTAACACTCCATGGGCACCTTTGTG GTATCTTGGTTTGGCTGCGGTCCACATCCCCTGTTACGGAATATATGCTCTGCTAATCAAAGCAAAGGGCCGACTGTTCTCGAGAATGTTTCCACAGACATTTCTTAGGTCATATTATTGA
- the LOC104223346 gene encoding uncharacterized protein isoform X1, with protein sequence MSAKESLGLEYWLQWQVAVCALIFIIPTAVALRLMNRQRKDTEYPTKSTDLWVPCWRNLHPLWLLFFRAFAFVAMSFLLFQTVSSFGFFDFFFYTQWTFALVGVYFALGTIISARGCWLYTRNPLSRRGEIEKFLKTPAQENSSFGASSDQRLGFWENFMQIIYQTSAGAVMLTDIVFWCLLLPFMTDENFKLTLLIGCMHSVNAIFLLLDSLLNNLQFTWFGLTYFVLWSCCYVVFQWSLHACCLNWWPYPFLELNTPWAPLWYLGLAAVHIPCYGIYALLIKAKGRLFSRMFPQTFLRSYY encoded by the exons ATGTCGGCCAAAGAAAGCTTGGGTTTAGAGTACTGGCTTCAATGGCAAGTTGCCGTGTGTGCTCTAATCTTCATCATCCCTACTGCAGTAGCTTTGAGGCTCATGAATAGGCAGCGAAAGGACACAGAGTATCCTACTAAGTCCACAGATCTGTGGGTCCCATGTTGGCGAAATCTCCATCCTCTTTGGCTTCTTTTCTTCAGAGCTTTCGCCTTTGTTGCCATGTCCTTCTTGCTTTTTCAGACTGTTTCCAGCTTTGGCTTCTTCGACTTCTTCTTCTACACACA GTGGACGTTTGCTTTGGTTGGGGTCTATTTTGCT CTGGGAACCATTATATCGGCGCGGGGATGCTGGTTATATACAAGAAATCCCCTCTCCCGGCGCGGGGAGATAGAGAAATTTCTTAAAACACCTGCTCAAGAGAATAGTAGCTTTGGGGCATCCTCTGACCAACGACTTGGATTTTGGGAAAACTTTATGCAAATTATTTATCAG ACTAGTGCAGGTGCTGTTATGCTGACAGATATTGTCTTTTGGTGTCTTTTGCTCCCATTTATGACAGACGAAAATTTTAAGCTCACCCTG CTAATTGGATGCATGCACTCTGTAAatgctatttttcttcttcttgattCACTCCTGAACAATCTT CAATTTACTTGGTTTGGTCTCACATATTTTGTGCTGTGGAGCTGTTGTTATGTTGTTTTCCAGTGGAGTCTACACGCGTGCTGCTTAAATTG GTGGCCATATCCTTTCTTGGAACTTAACACTCCATGGGCACCTTTGTG GTATCTTGGTTTGGCTGCGGTCCACATCCCCTGTTACGGAATATATGCTCTGCTAATCAAAGCAAAGGGCCGACTGTTCTCGAGAATGTTTCCACAGACATTTCTTAGGTCATATTATTGA